A window of Epinephelus fuscoguttatus linkage group LG24, E.fuscoguttatus.final_Chr_v1 contains these coding sequences:
- the pcid2 gene encoding PCI domain-containing protein 2, which yields MAHITINQYLQQVYEAIDNREGSFCAELLSFKHPHVANPRLQLASPEEKCQQLLEPPYDEMVAAHLRCTYAVSNHDFVEAYKFQTLVVQSFLRAFQSHKEENWALPVMFAVTLDLRIFANNAEQQLQKKGKGQPGEMLEKAAEQLMSCFRVCASDNRAGIEDSKKWGMMFLSNQLFKIYFKINKLHLCKPLIRAIDSSNLKNDYSPAQKVTYKYYVGRKAMFDSDFKPAEEFLSYAFHHCHRSSQKNKRMILIYLLPVKMLLGHMPTHQLLKKYDLIQFADVTRAVSEGNLLLLNEALSKHETFFIRCGIFLILEKLRIITYRNLFKKVYLLLRTHQLPLDAFLVSLKMMQQEDVDIDEVQCILANLIYVGHIKGYISHQHQKLVVSKQNPFPPLSSVS from the exons ATGGCTCACATCACCATCAACCAGTACCTGCAACAG GTTTACGAGGCCATCGATAACCGAGAGGGCTCATTCTGTGCCGAGCTGCTCTCCTTCAAACACCCACATGTCGCCAACCCACGCCTCCAG ctgGCTAGTCCAGAGGAGAAGTGTCAGCAGCTCCTGGAGCCGCCATACGATGAGATGGTCGCCGCTCACCTCAG gTGTACCTATGCAGTGTCCAATCACGACTTTGTTGAAGCCTACAAGTTCCAGACTCTCGTTGTTCA GTCCTTCCTGAGAGCCTTCCAGTCTCACAAAGAAGAGAACTG GGCTCTGCCGGTGATGTTCGCTGTCACTCTGGATCTCAGGATATTtgccaacaat GcggagcagcagctgcagaagAAGGGTAAAGGTCAGCCGGGGGAGATGTTGGAGAAGGCTGCGGAACAGCTGATGAGCTGCTTCAGAGTGTGTGCCAGCGACaa tcgAGCAGGGATTGAGGACTCAAAGAAGTGGGGGATGATGTTTCTGAGTAACCAGCTGTTTAAGATCTACTTTAAG ATCAATAAGCTGCACCTGTGTAAACCTCTGATCAGGGCCATTGACAGCTCCAACCTGAAGAACGACTACAGCCCCGCCCAGAAGGTCACCTACAAATACTACGTGGGCCGCAAGGCCATGTTCGACAGCGACTTCAAGCCAG CGGAGGAGTTCCTGTCCTACGCCTTCCATCACTGTCATCGATCCAGTCAGAAGAACAAGAGGATGATCCTCATCTACCTGCTGCCTGTCAAGATGCTGCTG GGTCACATGCCAACTCATCAGCTCCTGAAGAAGTACGACCTCATACAGTTTGCTGATGTCACCAGAGCAGTGAG tgaggggaacctgctgctgctgaacgAGGCTTTGTCCAAACACGAGACTTTCTTCATCCGCTGTGGGATCTTCCTCATCCTTGAAAAGCTCCGCATCATCACCTACAGGAACCTCTTCAAGAAAGT GTACCTCCTGCTGAGGACGCACCAGCTTCCTCTGGACGCCTTCCTGGTGTCTCTGAAGATGATGCAGCAGGAGGACGTGGACATTGACGAGGTGCAGTGTATCCTCGCCAACCTCATCTACGTG GGTCACATCAAAGGTTACATCTCCCATCAGCACCAGAAGCTCGTGGTCAGTAAACAGAACCCGTTCCCTCCTCTGTCTTCAGTCTCTTAG